One region of Candidatus Thermoplasmatota archaeon genomic DNA includes:
- a CDS encoding class I SAM-dependent methyltransferase, producing MKKIVDYAYMKSMNVVFLLNMLGTRQSIYVMKNHFNKKKVIGAEIGVLRGYNTRNILRHLNIDKIYLIDPYMMYEGIDEKQDPKVPHSKAFLYAQKVLKKYKEKIIWIRKMSSEAINDVPENLDFVYIDGNHLYDYVLKDLELYYPKVKPGGVLCGHDFNHPDVARAVAEFSQKKKVSFQTHGYPTDWWIKK from the coding sequence ATGAAAAAAATAGTCGATTATGCATATATGAAGTCGATGAACGTTGTATTCCTCTTAAACATGTTAGGAACAAGGCAAAGTATTTATGTGATGAAAAACCATTTTAATAAAAAAAAAGTTATTGGCGCAGAGATAGGGGTTCTGCGCGGTTATAACACACGGAATATACTCCGACATCTCAACATTGACAAAATATATCTTATCGATCCGTACATGATGTATGAAGGAATCGATGAGAAACAAGATCCAAAAGTTCCACATAGTAAAGCTTTTTTGTATGCACAAAAGGTTTTAAAAAAATATAAGGAAAAAATTATTTGGATTAGAAAAATGTCTTCAGAAGCAATCAATGATGTCCCAGAAAACTTAGATTTTGTGTATATTGATGGAAATCATTTATATGATTATGTACTAAAGGATTTAGAATTATATTATCCAAAGGTAAAACCTGGCGGTGTTTTATGTGGTCATGATTTTAATCATCCTGATGTTGCTCGCGCAGTTGCTGAATTTTCACAAAAGAAAAAGGTAAGTTTTCAGACTCACGGCTATCCTACTGATTGGTGGATAAAAAAATAA